A genomic stretch from Erigeron canadensis isolate Cc75 chromosome 9, C_canadensis_v1, whole genome shotgun sequence includes:
- the LOC122580917 gene encoding uncharacterized protein LOC122580917 yields the protein MYSSISFNLCTSVMSREEYFDSIWIPFEELKSATNNFDDKNLLSQTSSTNIYKGQLMQSSREFINIVVRISMRRHIANNEIIMLKDLKHENVVPTFKICGTADTLVIINKHEVNESLDKHLSNSSTLSWMQRLHICVGIARALCYLHHDAEANHSVIHGNIKSSKILLDHHWEPKLHGFGFAVRARRNHLYLTDIYNGSLLYMDPAFETTGGLTNKSDVFSFGVVLFEVLFGMVASFVPTPDHYDNWYFARMARASYEEKTLDDMIHFDLQEQMNLESFNIFSETAYFCLKEERSQRPDMNKVLQRLERALELQYKHDQSLVLSNRLKVNILDHLRFRLSDIQLSTDNFSDAYRIGSGGYGAVYKSKPGSFDGICSSTATKGESQAEFPEKRNTIAIKRLFRRVDGQAEQGFLAEIELLSKCKHPNIVSLIGFCNEEQEMILIYEYASNGSLEDYLGNSDKITNLTWAQRIKICIDIAYGLEYLHKATEDKECMIHRDIKSANILLNDKWEAKIADFGLSKLHPTYNQHSTLISGNIGGTQVYLDPEYLETGKLKTQSDIYSFGVVLFEIMSGNLAYDKMYNTTGLPLMARQCVNDKTIEKLVDPQLKEAYGDNSGPNDGLNQDSLYTFSKIASQCVAKAQVERPTIDFVIKELEKSLNLQNYGNDNLQISLEAIKLGTQNFNDYNCIGKGRFWRLYGGEILFESSTVRTPIVAKRFASDEGNSQFMRELKILFECKHKNIVGLVGYCKEMGEKIIVCEHASNGTLDKHLDNPDLTWMKRLKIGLDVARGLEYLHTGGITKDTRILHRDIKSSSILLDVDWRAKLSNFEEFSYDMERKMLKHIDDDNAYGSLSYLDPRYKKWGFFDKWSDLYSLGVVLLEMMLGRLTCVEEIEEFSLAKVDERIFEGIKEQIVPRSLDVYSAIELVEQLTLALAYQGDYEIWRPKLPMDYEKLLYMSGVPIISGRFKDVYDMLCDGFLFQEGKLWFSLWSDGKRNVMISAKRFSYINHGSCKIRVVPKARSSHYIIKNGKFSMEIPCGQKLTPIQTRKWRSNRKSRFQVVAKMLDVSNLKVQIKIKPQLLLPGDNYGVHLVFKFREPGNCLAKHMYVNLKYKRGSDNLHSDFATWREDGWMMIELGQILNYKEDTEFEVLLESFSRSFCGSSVYIEGIEFRTIENVYEQDGSKEIEKYQETRVYEEIKKPKEVQHSLVESKEIMKCPGNANEGLLLKEIQCEKICLMLSEMEAPYKSSKEKPFHLKYLAESRFQGEIELSKRQVFCIKGKIESQTLSPAKDYMCYLVYKLSETCNGLHCPVRVRNVLQWKNKEVGLICFRPSSPWNSPDTIGVPKERDDGWMEVFVWKFNSKCELRSNHIPMYLKFITYEGTMSGLIVSSLEIRPM from the exons ATGTACTCTTCTATATCTTTCAACCTCTGCACATCTGTTATGTCCCGAGAAGAGTATTTTGACAGTATTTGGATCCCATTTGAAGAGTTAAAATCAGCCACCAACAATTTCGATGATAAAAATCTTCTCTCACAAACTTCTTCCACAAATATATACAAAGGACAACTCATGCAATCGTCACGAGAATTCATCAACATTGTTGTACGGATATCTATGCGACGACACATTGCAAACAACGAGATTATTATGCTAAAAGATCTCAAGCATGAAAATGTTGTTCCTACTTTTAAAATATGTGGGACGGCTGATACTCTAGTGATCATAAACAAGCACGAGGTGAATGAGAGCCTAGACAAACATCTAAGTAATAGCTCAACACTCAGTTGGATGCAGAGACTGCATATATGTGTTGGTATAGCACGTGCATTGTGTTATCTTCATCATGATGCCGAAGCGAATCATAGTGTGATACACGGTAACATCAAGAGCTCTAAAATTTTACTTGATCACCACTGGGAACCCAAGTTACATGGTTTTGGCTTTGCTGTTAGAGCTAGAAGAAATCATCTGTACCTTACAGATATATACAATGGCtcattattatatatggatCCAGCATTTGAAACCACGGGAGGTTTGACAAATAAGTCAGATGTCTTCTCTTTTGGTGTTGTTCTGTTTGAAGTCCTGTTTGGAATGGTAGCATCATTTGTTCCCACTCCAGATCACTATGATAATTGGTATTTTGCTCGAATGGCCCGAGCTAGTTATGAAGAGAAGACACTGGATGATATGATCCATTTCGATCTCCAAGAACAAATGAACCTGGAATCGTTTAACATCTTCTCCGAGACAGCTTATTTTTGCTTAAAGGAGGAGCGGTCACAACGGCCAGATATGAACAAAGTTCTCCAACGACTTGAGCGAGCATTGGAACTTCAATACAAGCATGATCAAAGTCTTGTTTTATCCAACCGCTTGAAG GTGAATATTTTGGATCACTTAAGATTTCGATTGAGTGATATACAGCTGTCGACAGACAATTTTTCTGATGCATATCGTATTGGATCCGGTGGATATGGTGCAGTGTACAAATCAAAACCTGGCTCTTTTGACGGCATATGTTCGTCAACAGCCACAAAAGGCGAGAGTCAAGCTGAATTTCCAGAGAAGCGTAACACAATAGCTATTAAACGTCTATTTCGTAGGGTAGACGGGCAAGCAGAACAAGGGTTCTTAGCGGAAATTGAACTTCTTAGCAAATGTAAGCATCCAAATATAGTTTCTCTTATTGGCTTTTGTAACGAAGAGCAAGAGATGATTCTAATTTACGAATATGCTTCTAATGGAAGCCTCGAAGATTATTTGGGAAACAGTGATAAGATTACTAATCTTACTTGGGCTCAACGTATAAAAATATGCATTGATATTGCATATGGATTAGAATACCTTCACAAAGCTACAGAAGACAAAGAATGCATGATTCACAGAGATATAAAGAGTGCAAACATTCTATTGAATGATAAGTGGGAGGCAAAGATTGCAGATTTTGGGCTCTCCAAGCTACACCCAACATATAACCAACATAGCACCCTCATCAGTGGTAATATTGGCGGTACCCAAGTTTACTTGGATCCAGAATATCTGGAAACAGGTAAGTTGAAAACTCAATCAGATATCTACTCTTTTGGAGTAGTTTTGTTTGAAATAATGTCTGGTAACTTGGCATATGACAAAATGTACAATACAACGGGCCTTCCATTAATGGCACGTCAATGTGTTAATGACAAAACTATAGAGAAGTTGGTAGATCCACAGTTGAAGGAAGCTTATGGAGATAATTCTGGGCCAAATGATGGGCTCAATCAGGATTCATTGtacacattttcaaaaatagcAAGTCAATGTGTGGCCAAAGCTCAGGTTGAACGTCCAACAATTGATTTCGTCATCAAAGAACTTGAGAAATCGTTGAACCTTCAA AATTATGGGAACGACAACCTCCAAATTTCACTTGAAGCCATAAAACTAGGCACACAAAATTTCAATGACTACAACTGCATTGGGAAAGGAAGATTCTGGAGGCTATATGGAGGAGAAATTTTATTTGAAAGTTCTACTGTTCGTACCCCCATTGTTGCAAAGAGATTTGCGTCGGATGAAGGAAACTCTCAATTCATGAGAGAGCTGAAAATTCTTTTTGAGTGTAAGCACAAGAATATCGTTGGTCTCGTAGGGTATTGTAAGGAAATGGGTGAAAAAATCATTGTTTGTGAGCATGCGTCTAACGGAACACTCGATAAGCATTTGGACAATCCTGATCTTACATGGATGAAACGCCTCAAGATAGGCCTTGATGTTGCAAGGGGATTGGAATATCTACACACAGGTGGCATTACAAAAGATACTCGGATACTACATAGAGACATCAAAAGTAGTAGCATTCTACTTGATGTTGATTGGAGGGCTAAACTTTCTAATTTCGAGGAGTTTTCATATGATATGGAACGCAAGATGCTTAAAcatattgatgatgataatgcATATGGCTCACTGAGCTACTTAGACCCACGGTACAAAAAGTGGGGTTTTTTTGATAAATGGTCAGATTTGTATTCATTGGGTGTGGTTTTATTGGAAATGATGTTAGGGAGACTGACTTGTGTAGAGGAAATTGAGGAATTTTCTTTGGCCAAAGTGGATGAGAGGATATTTGAGGGTATAAAGGAACAAATTGTGCCACGATCATTAGATGTATATTCTGCCAT TGAGTTGGTTGAACAACTTACGTTGGCATTGGCATACCAA GGGGATTATGAGATATGGAGGCCCAAACTCCCCATGGACTAtgaaaaactattatatatgtCAGGTGTTCCCATTATTTCGGGAAGGTTTAAGGATGTTTACGACATGCTATGCGATGGATTCCTCTTTCAAGAAGGCAAATTG TGGTTTTCTTTGTGGAGCGATGGAAAAAGAAATGTAATGATATCAGCAAAGAGATTTTCATACATCAACCATGGATCGTGTAAAATAAGAGTAGTGCCAAAGGCAAGATCTTCTCATTACATAATCAAAAATGGAAAATTTTCAATGGAGATTCCGTGTGGTCAGAAATTGACACCAATACAGACACGCAAGTGGCGATCGAATCGAAAATCGAG GTTTCAGGTAGTAGCAAAAATGTTGGATGTATCGAATCTGAAGGTCCAAATCAAGATAAAACCTCAACTTTTACTTCCTGGAGATAACTATGGGGTTCATCTAGTCTTTAAGTTTCGTGAGCCAGGAAATTGTCTAGCTAAACACATGTATGTGAACCTAAAGTACAAGAGGGGGAGTGACAATCTACATTCGGATTTCGCCACATGGAGAGAAGACGGGTGGATGATGATTGAATTGGGCCAAATCTTAAATTACAAGGAAGATACTGAATTCGAAGTTTTACTGGAGAGCTTTTCGCGAAGCTTCTGTGGAAGTAGCGTCTATATTGAAGGCATAGAGTTTCGGACCATAGAAAAT GTATATGAACAAGATGGGTCTAAAGAGATTGAGAAATATCAGGAAACTCGAGTATATGAAGAAATCAAGAAGCCGAAGGAAGTACAACACTCTCTAGTTGAATCTAAGGAAATAATGAAGTGCCCGGGAAATGCTAACGAG GGGCTCTTGCTAAAAGAAATACAGTGTGAAAAGATATGTTTAATGCTTTCAGAAATGGAAGCTCCCTACAAGTCTTCGAAAGAAAAGCCTTTTCATTTGAAATATTTAGCTGAGTCGAG ATTTCAAGGGGAAATTGAGCTTTCAAAGCGACAAGTATTTTGTATTAAGGGCAAGATAGAGAGCCAAACGTTGTCCCCAGCTAAAGATTACATGTGTTATCTTGTATATAAGCTGTCAGAAACATGTAATGGGTTGCATTGTCCTGTGAGAGTAAGGAATGTTTTACAGTGGAAAAACAAAGAGGTTGGACTTATTTGCTTTAGACCTTCAAGCCCATGGAATTCACCTGATACGATTGGGGTTCCAAAAGAAAGGGACGATGGATGGATGGAGGTTTTTGTGTGGAAATTCAACTCAAAATGTGAGCTGAGAAGCAATCATATTCCTATGTATCTGAAATTCATAACTTATGAAGGAACCATGTCCGGCCTTATTGTAAGCAGTCTCGAGATTCGGCCAATGTAA